A single Aspergillus puulaauensis MK2 DNA, chromosome 7, nearly complete sequence DNA region contains:
- the MET6 gene encoding 5-methyltetrahydropteroyltriglutamate--homocysteine S-methyltransferase (BUSCO:EOG09260LBU;~COG:E;~EggNog:ENOG410PHAS;~InterPro:IPR002629,IPR013215,IPR038071,IPR006276;~PFAM:PF01717,PF08267;~go_function: GO:0003871 - 5-methyltetrahydropteroyltriglutamate-homocysteine S-methyltransferase activity [Evidence IEA];~go_function: GO:0008270 - zinc ion binding [Evidence IEA];~go_process: GO:0008652 - cellular amino acid biosynthetic process [Evidence IEA];~go_process: GO:0009086 - methionine biosynthetic process [Evidence IEA]): MVQSAVLGFPRMGRLRDLKKATEAYWGDKISRDELLAEGKRLRQEHWKIQKDAGVDIIPSNDFAYYDQVLDHIQLFGVVPERYTKYNLDPLDEYFALGRGLQKPAKDGQAAIDVPSLEMVKWFDSNYHYVKPTLQDNQVFKLASNPKPVAEFLEAKEAGVITRPVILGPVSFLTLAKADRGQSVDPITKIDELLPLYVELLAKLKEAGVEDVQIDEPVLVFDLAAKSKAAFKPAYEKLGALGSQAPRLVLATYFGDIVHNLDVFPALQSLYGIHVDLVRNPEQLDQVINALGPKQVLSAGVVDGRNIWKTNFKAAIEKVELAIQKLGKERVIVSTSSSLLHVPHTLASEKTLDAEVRDWFSFAVEKTAEVVVIAKAVTEGPAAVREQLEANAKSVQARASSKRTNDPKVKERQAAVTSEQHDRKSPFTTRLAEQTKSIKLPLFPTTTIGSFPQTKDIRIQRNKFTKGEITPAEYEKFIEKEISDVVKIQEELGLDVLVHGEPERNDMVQYFGERLTGYVFTTHAWVQSYGSRCVRPPIIVGDVSRPAPMTVKESKYAVSIASKPMKGMLTGPITCLRWSFPRDDVHQSVQAQQLALALRDEVVDLEAAGVKVIQVDEPALREGLPLRAGKEREAYLKWAVAAFRLSTAGVTDGTQIHSHFCYSEFQDFFHAIAALDADVLSIENSKSDAKLLKVFIDEAYPRHIGPGVYDIHSPRVPSEQEIKDRVEEMLQYLRPEQLWINPDCGLKTRQWPETKAALTNLVNAAKYFREKYSK, from the exons ATGGTTCAATC CGCTGTTCTTGGTTTCCCTCGCATGGGAAGGCTCCGTGACCTCAAGAAGGCCACGGAAGCTTACTGGGGTGACAAGATCTCTCGTGATGAGCTTTTGGCTGAGGGAAAGAGACTTCGCCAGGAGCACtggaagatccagaaggaTGCTGGTGTCGACATTATCCCTAGCAATGACTTCGCTTACTACGACCAAGTCCTTGACCACATCCAGCTCTTCGGTGTTGTCCCTGAGCGTTACACCAAGTACAACCTCGACCCTCTCGATGAATACTTCGCCCTGGGCCGTGGTCTTCAGAAGCCTGCCAAGGATGGCCAGGCCGCCATTGATGTCCCTTCTCTAGAGATGGTGAAGTGGTTTGACTCCAACTACCACTACGTCAAGCCCACCCTCCAGGACAACCAGGTCTTCAAGCTTGCTTCCAACCCCAAGCCTGTTGCTGAGTTCCTTGAGGCTAAAGAGGCTGGTGTCATCACCCGCCCTGTCATCCTGGGTCCTGTTTCTTTCTTGACCCTCGCCAAGGCTGACCGTGGTCAATCCGTTGACCCCATCACCAAGATTGATgaacttcttcccctctACGTTGAGCTCCTTGCCAAGCTGAAGGAAGCTGGTGTCGAGGATGTTCAGATTGACGAGCCTGTCCTTGTCTTTGACCTTGCTGCCAAGTCCAAGGCTGCTTTCAAGCCTGCTTACGAGAAGCTCGGCGCCCTCGGTTCCCAGGCTCCTCGCCTTGTCCTTGCCACCTACTTCGGTGACATTGTTCACAACCTTGACGTTTTCCCCGCTCTTCAGAGCTTGTACGGTATTCACGTCGATCTGGTCCGCAACCCTGAGCAGCTTGACCAGGTTATCAACGCTCTTGGCCCCAAGCAGGTCCTctctgctggtgttgttgacggCCGTAACATCTGGAAGACCAACTTCAAGGCCGCTATTGAGAAGGTTGAGCTCGCTATCCAGAAGCTTGGCAAGGAGCGCGTTATTGTCTCCACCTCCAGTTCTCTCCTCCACGTCCCCCACACTCTCGCCAGCGAGAAGACTCTCGACGCTGAGGTTCGGGACTGGTTCAGCTTTGCTGTCGAGAAGACCGCTGAAGTTGTTGTGATCGCAAAGGCTGTCACTGAGGGCCCTGCCGCTGTCCGTGAGCAGCTCGAAGCCAACGCCAAGTCTGTCCAGGCTCGTGCCTCCTCCAAGCGTACCAACGACCCTAAGGTCAAGGAACGCCAGGCTGCCGTCACCTCTGAGCAGCACGACCGCAAATCTCCCTTCACTACCCGTCTTGCAGAGCAGACCAAGTCCATTAAGCTTCCTCTTTTCCCTACCACCACCATTGGATCCTTCCCTCAGACCAAGGACATCCGTATCCAGCGTAACAAGTTCACCAAGGGTGAGATCACTCCCGCCGAGTACGAGAAGTTCATCGAGAAGGAAATCTCCGATGTTGTCAAGATccaggaggagcttggcCTCGACGTCTTGGTTCACGGTGAGCCTGAGCGTAACGACATGGTCCAGTACTTCGGTGAGCGTCTCACTGGTTACGTCTTCACCACCCACGCTTGGGTTCAGAGTTATGGATCCCGTTGCGTGCGTCCTCCCATCATTGTTGGTGACGTCTCTCGTCCCGCTCCCATGACCGTCAAGGAGTCCAAGTATGCCGTCTCGATCGCCTCCAAGCCCATGAAGGGTATGCTTACTGGTCCCATCACTTGTCTCCGTTGGTCCTTCCCTCGTGACGATGTCCACCAGTCTGTGCAGGCTCAGCAGCTTGCTCTGGCTCTGCGTGACGAGGTTGTTGACCTCGAAGCCGCCGGTGTCAAGGTCATCCAGGTCGACGAGCCTGCCCTCCGTGAGGGTCTTCCTCTCCGTGCTGGCAAGGAGCGCGAAGCTTACCTCAAGTGGGCCGTTGCCGCCTTCCGTTTGTCCACCGCTGGTGTCACCGACGGCACTCAGATCCACTCTCACTTCTGTTACTCTGAGTTCCAGGACTTCTTCCACGCCATCGCCGCTCTGGATGCTGATGTTCTGTCCATCGAGAACAGCAAGTCTGACGCCAAGCTTCTCAAGGTCTTCATCGATGAGGCCTACCCCCGTCACATTGGTCCTGGTGTCTACGACATCCATTCTCCCCGTGTTCCCAGCGAGCAGGAGATCAAAGACCgtgtcgaggagatgctgCAGTACCTGCGCCCTGAGCAGCTCTGGATCAACCCTGACTGTGGTCTGAAGACCCGTCAATGGCCCGAGACCAAGGCTGCTCTCACCAACTTGGTTAACGCGGCCAAGTACTTCCGTGAGAAGTACAGCAAATAA
- a CDS encoding uncharacterized protein (COG:S;~EggNog:ENOG410PZ0A): protein MEPSRTQSLRSPDSPKASIPSAGFDYDEQNFVNFAEDTSANLPSRRPYLPSEHASASTTADETNALRSKFTERFGSDRPVGSTVFEPPEGENGVSARKLSIGWMTEGRRIGYGYTLVPPDNSSDGHEQICNGPALYGGYGSIKNSPSCSFAGSVKGRFDRQGSPLRGKSSRGPSKTSESSFDISTILQKLNLPRWTGANFTLGSSNNSDAGSCGSGGSSLFGILSNKKKGHEEIESNVDADNPWEFCSWVRPVQNSGGQQAPQQDIVRSREHTEAQLIEKLAILRRRGGTWATKRKVSEIARSLEKRADRAVAKFAASTDHFPVAQRKTTRVLRLRGPGSKEQPRGMHVGGPTFSANQIDGLHQAQKPQYRPSERTSSGKSSGDWDSLYEECLEEHSILE, encoded by the coding sequence ATGGAGCCTTCTAGAACTCAGAGTCTACGATCTCCGGACTCTCCAAAAGCCAGCATACCTTCCGCCGGTTTTGACTATGACGAGCAGAACTTCGTCAATTTCGCCGAAGACACATCTGCCAACCTGCCGTCGAGGCGCCCTTATTTGCCTTCCGAACACGCATCTGCTTCAACAACCGCTGACGAAACTAATGCCCTGAGAAGCAAATTCACTGAGCGGTTTGGATCTGATCGACCGGTAGGCTCTACGGTATTTGAGCCACCTGAAGGCGAGAATGGCGTTTCTGCTCGCAAATTAAGCATTGGATGGATGACTGAAGGTCGACGAATTGGATATGGGTACACGCTTGTGCCACCAGACAACTCGAGCGACGGGCATGAGCAAATCTGTAACGGGCCTGCATTATATGGGGGTTATGGCTCCATAAAAAATAGCCCTAGTTGTTCATTTGCGGGTAGTGTTAAGGGACGTTTTGATAGGCAAGGTTCGCCTCTGCGAGGAAAGTCTAGTCGGGGCCCTTCAAAAACAAGCGAGTCGAGCTTCGATATATCAACTATTCTCCAGAAGTTGAACCTTCCCCGCTGGACTGGCGCGAACTTCACCCTTGGATCAAGCAATAACAGTGATGCAGGGAGTTGTGGTTCCGGTGGCTCTTCTTTGTTTGGGATTCTCTCAAACAAAAAGAAGGGCCACGAAGAAATAGAGTCCAATGTCGATGCAGATAACCCTTGGGAATTCTGTTCTTGGGTTCGTCCGGTGCAGAACTCGGGCGGGCAACAAGCACCTCAGCAGGACATTGTTCGGTCCCGCGAGCATACAGAAGCACAGCTGATAGAGAAATTAGCGATACTCCGCCGGAGGGGAGGTACATGGGCAACCAAACGCAAGGTCTCAGAAATTGCCCGTAGCCTTGAGAAACGGGCAGACCGCGCAGTCGCAAAATTTGCGGCATCAACAGACCACTTTCCTGTTGCGCAGCGAAAGACGACCCGAGTGTTGAGACTCAGGGGCCCCGGAAGCAAGGAACAACCGCGAGGGATGCATGTTGGCGGACCTACATTCTCGGCAAATCAAATCGACGGCCTCCACCAGGCCCAGAAACCTCAGTATCGGCCATCCGAGCGAACGAGCTCAGGAAAAAGCTCGGGAGACTGGGACAGCCTGTATGAAGAGTGTCTCGAAGAACACTCGATCCTTGAATAA
- the SWC4 gene encoding SANT/Myb-like DNA-binding domain-containing protein (BUSCO:EOG09262OLP;~COG:B;~EggNog:ENOG410PK52;~InterPro:IPR008468,IPR027109,IPR017877,IPR001005, IPR032563;~PFAM:PF16282,PF05499;~go_component: GO:0005634 - nucleus [Evidence IEA];~go_component: GO:0035267 - NuA4 histone acetyltransferase complex [Evidence IEA];~go_process: GO:0006281 - DNA repair [Evidence IEA];~go_process: GO:0006338 - chromatin remodeling [Evidence IEA];~go_process: GO:0043967 - histone H4 acetylation [Evidence IEA];~go_process: GO:0043968 - histone H2A acetylation [Evidence IEA];~go_process: GO:0045892 - negative regulation of transcription, DNA-templated [Evidence IEA]): MAAADVRDMLDLPAEGQPRPHKKQKVVEKRPEGITRELFALLGERAPPIAINENRYKGRPKWQTKARVRPWQMNAFSNDARTDGLVLRHWERQSEATNAPAIEGPETESGQMKEEKGENKATEKQEYPFAKYNIKAKVPNRYTTDEYNRHLKSDEWSREETDYLMDLVEEYNLRWVVISDRYDFQPQPIDNAESSTALVPSKRYRTMEQMKSRYYNVAASMLALEHPPSEMSETEFDLHEKMMKFDGERERHRKELAGLQLNRTADEVREESILLEELKRITANEQEFVNERRELYSRLDVPISVGNATNYHNSQGLSHLLQTLLQADKSKKRRSLLGPEGIVPTPGGQTPIPNAPGSARDSSRADTPSGGPAQPPTTKKAAAAAAAANKEAAQQAIKPLSPAEEARYGVQHHDRVAPGVQFRSDRAQKLTQAKSHVQTQKLASALAELEIPLRLVMPTERVVKDFEKLIHSVNLLLEARKVAEKVESEIRVLESAKEERERKAKELREKEKPEVKSEQQDDQAPIPPAPESASADGASQTEKPTSTGDGQPDSSIPTGDAVGGGEPSTGDQKGASHKRSASVLSNGSDKSSKRQRK; encoded by the exons ATGGCTGCCGCCGATGTGCGCGACATGCTCGACTTGCCCGCGGAGGGCCAACCGCGACCTCACAAGAAACAGAAGGTCGTGGAGAAAAGGCCAG AGGGTATTACCCGTGAGCTTTTCGCGCTTTTGGGAGAAAGAGCACCCCCGATCGCGATCAACGAGAACCGATACAAGGGACGGCCCAAATGGCAAACCAAGGCTCGTGTGCGACCCTG GCAGATGAATGCTTTTTCGAACGATGCGCGTACCGACGGTCTAGTTCTACGGCACTGGGAGAGACAATCAGAGGCTACAAATGCACCAGCGATTGAGGGTCCAGAAACGGAGAGTGGCCAGatgaaagaagagaaaggagaaaaTAAGGCCACCGAAAAACAGGAATACCCATTTGCCAAATACAACATCAAAGCCAAAGTCCCGAACCGATATACTACAGACGAGTACAACCGCCATTTAAAGAGCGATGAGTGGTCGCGTGAAGAGACGGATTATCTGATGGACTTAGTCGAGGAGTATAACCTTCGATGGGTGGTTATCTCTGATCGCTACGACTTCCAACCACAGCCTATCGACAATGCAGAGTCCTCGACCGCACTCGTACCTAGCAAACGATACAGAACCATGGAGCAGATGAAATCCCGGTATTACAATGTCGCCGCCTCAATGCTTGCTCTTGAACACCCTCCGTCAGAAATGTCTGAGACAGAATTCGATCTTCACGaaaagatgatgaagtttgACGGTGAAAGGGAACGTCACCGCAAGGAGCTCGCTGGCCTCCAACTGAACCGCACGGCCGACGAAGTCCGCGAAGAATCCATCCTTCTCGAAGAACTCAAGCGGATCACCGCCAATGAGCAGGAATTTGTGAACGAACGCAGAGAGCTCTACTCCCGTCTCGATGTCCCGATTAGCGTTGGCAACGCAACCAACTACCACAACAGTCAAGGCTTATCccacctcctccaaaccctcctccaagcagacaagagcaagaaacgCCGTTCCCTCCTCGGCCCCGAAGGTATCGTCCCCACTCCCGGCGGCCAAACTCCGATTCCCAATGCCCCAGGCAGTGCTCGCGACAGCAGCCGAGCAGATACCCCCAGCGGTGGTCCCGCTCAACCCCCAACAACTAAGAAGGCCGCtgcggcagcagcagcggcaaacAAAGAAGCAGCCCAACAAGCAATCAAACCCCTCTCGCCGGCCGAAGAGGCACGATATGGCGTACAACACCACGATCGTGTTGCACCTGGCGTGCAATTCCGCAGCGACCGCGCCCAGAAACTCACACAGGCGAAATCCCACGTCCAAACACAGAAACTCGCATCCGCTCTTGCCGAACTCGAAATACCACTCCGTCTGGTAATGCCGACAGAACGCGTGGTGAAGGACTTTGAGAAACTGATTCACTCCGTGAACCTCTTGTTGGAGGCACGCAAGGTCGCGGAAAAAGTGGAGAGTGAGATCCGTGTTTTGGAATCCGCCAAGGAGGAAAGAGAGCGGAAAGCGAAAGAATTgcgggagaaggaaaagccCGAGGTGAAATCGGAACAGCAGGATGATCAGGCTCCTATCCCACCTGCACCTGAGTCGGCTTCCGCGGATGGTGCTTCCCAAACTGAGAAACCTACCAGCACAGGTGACGGTCAACCGGATTCATCTATCCCCACgggtgatgctgttggaggTGGTGAGCCGTCTACAGGGGATCAGAAAGGCGCCTCTCATAAGCGTTCTGCCAGCGTGCTCAGCAACGGAAGCGACAAGAGTTCCAAGCGGCAGAGGAAATGA
- the ERP1 gene encoding emp24/gp25L/p24 family protein (COG:U;~EggNog:ENOG410PKS7;~InterPro:IPR015720,IPR009038;~PFAM:PF01105;~SECRETED:SignalP(1-29);~TransMembrane:2 (o15-34i201-220o)), with protein sequence MAPSRPSISWLSSTLAVYAILCLSIPANALYFYVDGRQTRCFYEELPKDTLVVGTYSSEVIDQTANTGTYAPDQSMKMLITVDEVFDNDHRVVNKRDAHAGRFTFSAADPGNHKICLTPETNAATGGWLSGAPAGAVRVTLDMAIGETSKIESEDKGKMTDLVQRVKDLNSRLQDIRREQVFQREREAEFRDQSEATNSRVVRWALMQLAVLSVACAWQLSHLRSFFIKQKLT encoded by the exons ATGGCTCCGTCGAGGCCATCAATTTCGTGGCTTTCTTCCACGCTCGCCGTTTACGCAATTCTGTGcctctccatcccagcaAACGCCCTCTACTTTTACGTGGACGGCCGTCAAACAAGATGTTTCTACGAGGAGCTTCCAAAGGACACTCTTGTAGTCG GAACCTACTCAAGTGAAGTCATCGATCAAACGGCCAACACGGGTACATACGCCCCCGACCAATCGATGAAGATGCTCATCACGGTCGACGAAGTCTTCGACAATGACCACCGTGTCGTCAACAAGCGCGACGCCCACGCCGGTCGATTCACtttctccgccgccgaccCAGGAAACCACAAGATCTGCCTCACGCCCGAGACGAACGCTGCTACCGGTGGGTGGCTCTCCGGTGCGCCTGCTGGCGCTGTCAGGGTCACCCTGGACATGGCAATCGGCGAGACGAGCAAGATCGAGAGCGAGGATAAGGGGAAGATGACGGATTTGGTGCAGCGGGTCAAGGACTTGAACAGTCGGTTGCAGGATATTAGGCGCGAGCAGGTGTTCCAGCGG GAACGCGAGGCTGAATTCCGTGATCAATCCGAGGCGACTAACTCCCGTGTTGTCCGCTGGGCTTTGATGCAGCTCGCTGTGCTTTCTGTTGCGTGTGCCTGGCAATTATCTCACCTCCGGTCGTTCTTCATCAAGCAGAAGTTGACCTAA
- a CDS encoding uncharacterized protein (COG:T;~EggNog:ENOG410PJW2;~InterPro:IPR001789,IPR003594,IPR003661,IPR036890, IPR036097,IPR011006,IPR004358,IPR005467;~PFAM:PF02518;~go_function: GO:0000155 - phosphorelay sensor kinase activity [Evidence IEA];~go_function: GO:0016772 - transferase activity, transferring phosphorus-containing groups [Evidence IEA];~go_process: GO:0000160 - phosphorelay signal transduction system [Evidence IEA];~go_process: GO:0007165 - signal transduction [Evidence IEA];~go_process: GO:0016310 - phosphorylation [Evidence IEA]) yields MPEPLEPEWANSSVSGPTLSFLPQEPITSFTAVDTRVENSNGQCTTEYAAIEQLTALKKELRALDLESFWRKLMEHITLLCNAQYAFVARRVREDEAAKEIGGHKPSLFGTAFYYNDGFQNVGIYRHRYFAGGNPQSHMELNKPCTISENLSSLGSFDRDKLPFAAEGYLAIPLFSGNECLAYLGLMWSERGLQNRKLSWSFMETMLFSLEDLVVQRIHQDGSTAEQEQPTPGSTPKRRDETTPSAQAVHFSSQHLKPLARSLSHELRTPMQGIVGMLDVMHATVRDALTGKPPAKTAYVFQSLKESIEMVQDSARRAVEAADNVVHAYDLNMEVPKTPQVERDINFSGIAMSPVATSESRPNVFIDGSNIAINPYKRRRSNPPESKVEMTPKQKIRRVSSPKELSPRTEEVKNAVHESDKIFSTKTPAHQIEAVMASMVEPRASLAVRRSAPHLLLEGINVNFQGPALRFTKLRDLLRLVVNESLHVGGRPDFVVSNETELGEKIEVRSRTSNGEVYSKTIDWSVDLAVPDALLTDDRDLAKLISCVFLNAVKFTNNGLITVKATLSDRANDILINVCDTGTGIPMAFLPNLFKPFAREDASITRSKDGLGLGLLVAKGLARKMGGDLVCVRSSTAEPDRGSEFEIRIPVNEPESTRSSNPSTQLTTPPNIRETSRFSSVSNSTPGSSTISPVQPPAPTPIQQPTPALTDESSRTPTPTRSVPSTTPLRPPASEMFPDGKPGEKNPLTFLVAEDNKINRRVLVHMLKRLGYQEIYEAGNGKEAVRTMKNILDSQCSEDEANLVQKAPDRQASADDFLIPGLPLRQKKAKPVDVILMDLWMPEMDGYEATSKIFQMINEYRHGQCQPGRLHSRDIPPSQPPTVLAVSADVTDESLSRASKVGMKGYMTKPYRLVDLERLIAGFCSDSASHQANDSTNT; encoded by the exons ATGCCCGAACCGCTGGAACCAGAGTGGGCGAACTCATCAGTATCGGGTCCTACATTATCATTCCTCCCGCAAGAACCGATTACCTCTTTCACGGCCGTAGATACGCGAGTTGAAAATTCGAACGGCCAATGCACAACCGAGTATGCTGCAATTGAACAGCTAACGGCGCTCAAGAAGGAGCTACGTGCGCTCGATCTCGAGTCCTTCTGGAGAAAGCTTATGGAACATATCACCTTGCTATGTAATGCCCAATATGCCTTCGTAGCTCGAAGGGTGAGGGAAGATGAAGCAGCGAAAGAGATCGGTGGGCATAAACCCTCTCTCTTTGGCACGGCATTTTATTATAACGACGGGTTTCAGAATGTTGGAATTTATCGGCACAGATATTTTGCTGGTGGGAACCCCCAGTCGCACATGGAACTCAACAAGCCATGCACGATCTCTGAAAACTTGAGCTCGCTCGGTTCATTCGATAGGGATAAGCTACCTTTTGCCGCAGAGGGTTACCTCGCAATTCCACTGTTTTCAGGGAATGAGTGTCTTGCCTACCTAGGCTTAATGTGGTCAGAACGGGGATTACAAAATCGAAAGCTTTCATGGTCTTTCATGGAAACGATGCTATTTTCCTTGGAGGATTTAGTCGTCCAACGGATTCACCAGGATGGTAGCACAGCagagcaagaacaaccaACTCCAGGGTCAACTCCAAAGCGCCGGGATGAAACCACCCCATCTGCACAAGCAGTGCACTTTTCTTCTCAACACCTCAAGCCACTTGCGCGCAGTCTTTCGCACGAACTTCGAACACCGATGCAGGGGATCGTCGGGATGTTAGACGTCATGCATGCCACTGTGCGTGATGCACTCACTGGAAAACCTCCAGCGAAAACCGCGTACGTTTTTCAGTCGCTCAAGGAAAGCATTGAGATGGTCCAAG ACAGTGCAAGAAGGGCCGTTGAAGCGGCAGATAATGTCGTGCATGCTTACGATCTCAACATGGAGGTTCCAAAAACTCCCCAGGTAGAGCGAGATATCAACTTCTCTGGCATCGCCATGTCCCCGGTTGCAACATCTGAGAGCCGGCCAAACGTTTTCATCGACGGGAGCAACATAGCCATCAACCCCTACAAACGACGAAGGAGCAACCCGCCAGAGAGCAAAGTTGAAATGACTCCGAAGCAGAAAATTCGTCGAGTATCGTCCCCGAAGGAGCTTTCCCCGCGTACTGAGGAGGTTAAAAATGCCGTACACGAGAGTGACAAGATCTTCAGCACCAAAACGCCTGCTCATCAGATAGAAGCAGTGATGGCTAGCATGGTTGAACCTCGCGCGTCACTAGCTGTCCGGAGATCggctcctcatcttctattGGAAGGCATTAACGTCAATTTTCAGGGCCCCGCGCTGCGGTTCACCAAACTTCGCGATCTGCTTCGTTTGGTGGTCAACGAGTCTCTTCATGTCGGCGGAAGACCTGACTTCGTGGTCAGCAACGAAACTGAGTTGGGTGAGAAGATCGAGGTTCGGTCGCGAACATCTAACGGAGAGGTTTATTCGAAGACAATAGACTGGTCCGTGGATCTTGCTGTACCCGATGCGCTTCTCACAGATGACAGAGACTTGGCCAAGCTGATATCATGCGTATTCTTGAATGCTGTCAAGTTCACAAACAATGGCCTAATCACCGTCAAGGCTACACTCAGCGATAGAGCCAACGATATCTTGATCAATGTTTGTGATACCGGAACTGGTATCCCCATGGCCTTTTTACCTAATCTTTTCAAGCCATTCGCTCGGGAAGACGCATCGATCACACGAAGCAAAGATGGACTAGGGTTAGGGCTCCTCGTGGCAAAGGGTCTTGCCAGAAAAATGGGTGGTGACCTTGTTTGCGTCCGTTCATCAACCGCCGAACCTGACCGTGGTTCTGAGTTCGAGATCAGGATCCCCGTAAACGAACCCGAGTCCACTCGCTCAAGTAACCCATCAACGCAATTGACAACCCCTCCCAATATCAGAGAAACCTCAAGATTCAGCAGTGTTAGCAATTCCACCCCAGGCTCCTCTACGATATCACCGGTGCAGCCACCTGCACCTACACCGATCCAACAGCCGACTCCCGCTCTTACTGATGAATCCTCCCgcacaccaacaccaactcgCTCTGTGCCCAGCACAACACCCCTGAGACCGCCAGCCAGCGAAATGTTTCCTGATGGCAAACCTGGAGAGAAGAATCCTCTTACTTTCCTCGTAGCCGAAGATAATAAGATCAATCGGCGTGTACTAGTACATATGTTGAAGAGACTGGGATACCAGGAAATATACGAGGCTGGCAACGGGAAAGAAGCCGTACGAACGATGAAGAATATCCTTGATTCACAATGCTCTGAGGATGAGGCAAACCTGGTGCAAAAGGCCCCAGATCGCCAGGCAAGTGCAGATGATTTCCTCATCCCCGGGCTTCCGCTCCggcagaagaaggcgaaaccgGTGGATGTCATACTGATGGACCTCTGGATGCCTGAGATGGACGGATATGAAGCCACTTCAAAGATATTTCAGATGATTAACGAATATCGTCACGGTCAATGTCAACCTGGCCGATTACATTCTCGAGACATACCCCCATCTCAACCACCCACTGTCCTCGCTGTCAGCGCAGACGTCACGGATGAGTCCCTCAGTCGTGCCTCCAAAGTTGGAATGAAGGGTTACATGACCAAGCCATATAGACTGGTAGACTTGGAGCGGCTGATCGCTGGCTTTTGCAGCGATTCTGCGTCCCATCAAGCCAATGATTCAACGAACACATGA